The following coding sequences are from one Molothrus aeneus isolate 106 chromosome Z, BPBGC_Maene_1.0, whole genome shotgun sequence window:
- the GRAMD2B gene encoding GRAM domain-containing protein 2B isoform X1, whose protein sequence is MVLMTEPRCDAEEPRAARAAGRRENRGAPRLSDGENGTDEKRKAGKSPTVLLQTPTSEMEYFDDRKKVDLDRTKSSTDSPVLTSKGDSKIERKKRASNQLKANAHFHKLFLDVPIDEPLKQSFTCALQKEILYQGKLFLSENWICFHSKVFGKDTKISIPVLSVTLLKKTKTALLVPNALIIATVTDRYMFVSLLSRDTTYKLLKSICTHLDDTSMGNSPNPSSAENSFRADRPRTLPLDFNEDYSDLDGIVQQRRQEMEESSSTGSQTPELECFQDYHVVETETHLKVSKPEAKSVRSDPHSKRGPDGKARNSPRNGHSEAFRFLHKVKSQKLLSLNHILVFYAILVCVLILSTFYMRYKISVLEERLMSMTAFDSHIKEHQVHQDLGSHLQINANALCDELTANLRKLEKIQNNLQKLLEDGE, encoded by the exons TTCAGATGGAGAAAATGGAActgatgaaaaaagaaaggctGGAAAATCACCCACTGTGTTACTTCAGACCCCTACCAGTGAAATGGAGTATTTTGATGACCGGAAAAAAGTTGATCTTGATAG GACCAAGAGCAGCACAGATAGTCCAGTCCTGACAAGCAAGGGTGACTCCAagattgaaaggaaaaaacGTGCCTCAAATCAG ctGAAGGCAAATGCACACTTTCATAAGCTGTTTCTAGATGTTCCCATTGATGAGCCGCTGAAACAAA GCTTTACATGtgctctgcagaaagaaattCTGTACCAAGGAAAGTTATTCCTTTCTGAAAACTGGATTTGCTTCCATTCCAAGGTCTTTGGTAAAGACACTAAG ATTAGTATACCTGTACTGTCAGTGACGCTtctgaagaaaaccaaaactgcCCTTCTTGTGCCAAATGCTCTGATCATAGCGACAGTGACAGATAGG TACATGTTTGTCTCACTACTCTCCAGAGATACCACCTACAAGCTATTAAAATCTATCTGTACACATCTTGAC GATACAAGCATGGGCAACAGTCCAAATCCCTCTTCTGCAGAAAACAGCTTCAGGGCTGATCGCCCTAGAACTCTGCCCCTG GATTTCAATGAAGATTATTCTGATCTGGATGGAATAGTGCAGCAGCGAAGACAAGAGATGGAAGagtccagcagcacaggctcacAGACACCAGAGCTGGAGTGCTTCCAAG ATTATCATGTTGTTGAAACAGAGACTCATTTGAAAGTTTCCAAGCCTGAGGCCAAGTCTGTTCGTTCAGATCCACATAGTAAACGTGGGCCTGATGGAAAAGCCCGAAACAGTCCTCGAAATG GCCATTCTGAAGCCTTCAGGTTCCTCCACAAAGTGAAGTCCCAGAAGCTGTTATCTCTGAACCACATACTTGTATTTTATGCAATTCT TGTTTGTGTTTTAATACTTTCTACCTTCTACATGAGATATAAAATCAGTGTCCTGGAGGAACGCCTTATGTCCATGACAGCCTTTGATTCACATATTAAGGA GCATCAAGTGCACCAAGATTTGGGATCTCACCTGCAAATTAATGCCAATGCCCTTTGTGATGAGTTAACTGCTAATCTTAGAAAATTGGAAAAG ATACAGAACAACTTACAAAAACTACTTGAAGATGGTGAATGA
- the GRAMD2B gene encoding GRAM domain-containing protein 2B isoform X2 — MEYFDDRKKVDLDRTKSSTDSPVLTSKGDSKIERKKRASNQLKANAHFHKLFLDVPIDEPLKQSFTCALQKEILYQGKLFLSENWICFHSKVFGKDTKISIPVLSVTLLKKTKTALLVPNALIIATVTDRYMFVSLLSRDTTYKLLKSICTHLDDTSMGNSPNPSSAENSFRADRPRTLPLDFNEDYSDLDGIVQQRRQEMEESSSTGSQTPELECFQDYHVVETETHLKVSKPEAKSVRSDPHSKRGPDGKARNSPRNGHSEAFRFLHKVKSQKLLSLNHILVFYAILVCVLILSTFYMRYKISVLEERLMSMTAFDSHIKEHQVHQDLGSHLQINANALCDELTANLRKLEKIQNNLQKLLEDGE; from the exons ATGGAGTATTTTGATGACCGGAAAAAAGTTGATCTTGATAG GACCAAGAGCAGCACAGATAGTCCAGTCCTGACAAGCAAGGGTGACTCCAagattgaaaggaaaaaacGTGCCTCAAATCAG ctGAAGGCAAATGCACACTTTCATAAGCTGTTTCTAGATGTTCCCATTGATGAGCCGCTGAAACAAA GCTTTACATGtgctctgcagaaagaaattCTGTACCAAGGAAAGTTATTCCTTTCTGAAAACTGGATTTGCTTCCATTCCAAGGTCTTTGGTAAAGACACTAAG ATTAGTATACCTGTACTGTCAGTGACGCTtctgaagaaaaccaaaactgcCCTTCTTGTGCCAAATGCTCTGATCATAGCGACAGTGACAGATAGG TACATGTTTGTCTCACTACTCTCCAGAGATACCACCTACAAGCTATTAAAATCTATCTGTACACATCTTGAC GATACAAGCATGGGCAACAGTCCAAATCCCTCTTCTGCAGAAAACAGCTTCAGGGCTGATCGCCCTAGAACTCTGCCCCTG GATTTCAATGAAGATTATTCTGATCTGGATGGAATAGTGCAGCAGCGAAGACAAGAGATGGAAGagtccagcagcacaggctcacAGACACCAGAGCTGGAGTGCTTCCAAG ATTATCATGTTGTTGAAACAGAGACTCATTTGAAAGTTTCCAAGCCTGAGGCCAAGTCTGTTCGTTCAGATCCACATAGTAAACGTGGGCCTGATGGAAAAGCCCGAAACAGTCCTCGAAATG GCCATTCTGAAGCCTTCAGGTTCCTCCACAAAGTGAAGTCCCAGAAGCTGTTATCTCTGAACCACATACTTGTATTTTATGCAATTCT TGTTTGTGTTTTAATACTTTCTACCTTCTACATGAGATATAAAATCAGTGTCCTGGAGGAACGCCTTATGTCCATGACAGCCTTTGATTCACATATTAAGGA GCATCAAGTGCACCAAGATTTGGGATCTCACCTGCAAATTAATGCCAATGCCCTTTGTGATGAGTTAACTGCTAATCTTAGAAAATTGGAAAAG ATACAGAACAACTTACAAAAACTACTTGAAGATGGTGAATGA